Proteins encoded together in one Rhodospirillaceae bacterium window:
- a CDS encoding GNAT family N-acetyltransferase, producing MSASVTVEALTPDSADLLTVAAWLNAEWGRELGYTLDETIAWCRDVANSSVEDLLVARQQDICVGSAMLLKDDLYRGDELSPWLSSLYVRPENRGKDVGAALASAAIECATRHGIDIVYLYAEKGKLIDYYRRLGWFPYAMFERDDKTFIIMRTRLPAGVMPMS from the coding sequence GTGAGTGCATCGGTTACCGTCGAAGCACTCACGCCGGACTCAGCAGATCTGTTGACCGTCGCCGCCTGGCTCAATGCCGAATGGGGCCGCGAACTTGGCTATACACTTGACGAGACCATCGCCTGGTGCCGCGACGTCGCCAACTCGTCTGTCGAGGATCTTCTCGTGGCACGCCAACAGGACATTTGCGTCGGCTCGGCGATGCTCCTCAAGGATGACCTTTATCGGGGCGATGAACTGTCGCCCTGGCTCTCCAGCCTCTATGTCCGACCAGAAAATCGCGGCAAGGACGTGGGTGCAGCCCTTGCGTCGGCAGCGATCGAATGCGCAACCAGGCACGGTATCGATATCGTCTATCTCTACGCCGAGAAGGGCAAATTGATCGACTATTATCGCCGCCTGGGCTGGTTTCCCTACGCCATGTTCGAGCGCGACGACAAGACGTTCATCATCATGCGGACCCGACTGCCCGCCGGTGTAATGCCCATGTCGTGA
- a CDS encoding SPOR domain-containing protein, which translates to MTTEPPRPDQIQANVAAALSRLRGELAPTPPSAPAPGHAPAPEPQQVAREPEPILTAPEPLFDVGPGLEAPDPSMALNQGKSGGDMLDTPFARMTGLKSTEQPDLLAGIGTTPPPLADLPDADAEAAHRKRRLRNRLLAGGVLVIALAGFWYLSGGGDDSNEPIPVVTAEATPEKVKPADEGGLDVPNQDVAILNGENSAAPVEGETVLPAPEQPATPPVVPEPEVPAVTAPAAETTIPTVTAPAVDAIPTVPAPTDTAAVDNAGTVPATDPAAAPASEDTTPAVAEPAPVAEVPVAETAPTQTATAEPGVSGNARIQLAAVKTEEAAKTEWARLQKLHPDVLGGLSLHVERFEKSASEVFFRIQAGPFQDKAAAKEVCGQLKQKNQACIVAT; encoded by the coding sequence ATGACGACGGAACCACCCCGGCCAGATCAGATCCAAGCCAATGTCGCAGCAGCGCTCAGCCGGTTGCGCGGTGAGCTTGCCCCGACGCCGCCGAGCGCGCCCGCTCCTGGCCATGCGCCCGCGCCTGAGCCGCAGCAGGTCGCGCGCGAGCCTGAACCCATCCTGACGGCGCCGGAACCCTTGTTCGACGTGGGACCGGGGCTAGAGGCGCCGGATCCCAGCATGGCGCTCAACCAGGGGAAATCCGGCGGCGATATGCTGGACACGCCGTTTGCGCGCATGACTGGCCTCAAGTCCACCGAGCAGCCGGATCTCCTGGCCGGTATCGGCACCACGCCGCCGCCCTTGGCCGATCTCCCGGATGCGGATGCGGAAGCGGCGCATCGCAAGCGCCGCCTGCGCAATCGCCTGCTGGCAGGTGGCGTGCTGGTCATTGCCTTGGCCGGGTTCTGGTATCTCAGCGGTGGCGGTGACGACAGTAATGAACCGATCCCGGTCGTGACGGCCGAGGCGACGCCCGAAAAGGTGAAACCCGCCGACGAGGGCGGCCTCGACGTGCCGAACCAGGATGTCGCCATCCTTAATGGCGAGAACTCTGCGGCACCAGTCGAGGGCGAAACAGTCCTGCCGGCGCCGGAACAGCCGGCGACCCCGCCGGTGGTGCCTGAACCCGAGGTCCCGGCGGTCACGGCGCCCGCTGCCGAGACAACCATCCCGACGGTCACGGCGCCAGCCGTCGATGCCATTCCCACCGTGCCTGCGCCGACTGATACCGCGGCTGTGGACAATGCAGGCACAGTGCCTGCGACCGATCCTGCCGCCGCGCCGGCATCTGAGGACACCACGCCGGCCGTCGCTGAGCCTGCACCTGTGGCCGAGGTGCCCGTCGCTGAAACGGCACCGACCCAAACGGCTACTGCCGAGCCAGGCGTCAGCGGCAATGCGCGGATCCAGCTTGCCGCGGTCAAGACGGAAGAGGCCGCCAAGACGGAATGGGCGCGGCTCCAGAAGCTGCACCCGGACGTTCTGGGCGGGCTCAGCCTCCATGTCGAGAGGTTCGAGAAATCGGCCAGCGAGGTGTTCTTCCGCATCCAGGCTGGTCCGTTCCAGGACAAGGCCGCGGCGAAAGAAGTTTGCGGCCAATTAAAGCAAAAAAATCAAGCGTGTATCGTCGCTACCTAA
- a CDS encoding phosphotransferase family protein, whose amino-acid sequence MEQGESKAIADALRRIPLLAGLGVDDVTTERLGGLTNRNYLLGTPKGKFVLRIPGEGTSEYISRRNEGHAARVTSDIGVNAPLIFFDDTDGIQLAGFIDQAQTMNTERFKDLGSVRRAAQSLRKVHGSTRPFLNRFELFQMIDEYLEILARKAAPLPDGYHDVKREAESVRRALATRPLPSVPCHCDPLAENFLDTGEMVYVIDWEYAGNNDPMWDLGDLSVEAGFGPDQEAALLEAYFDGRVPAGERGRVVLYKAMCDLLWTLWGIIQHVNENPADDFWAYAVGRFERCKTLMGSPAFGRSIQATIDG is encoded by the coding sequence ATGGAACAAGGAGAGAGCAAGGCGATCGCGGATGCCCTGCGGCGGATTCCGCTGCTGGCCGGTCTCGGTGTCGATGACGTCACGACAGAAAGACTGGGCGGGTTGACCAACAGGAACTATCTGCTGGGAACGCCCAAGGGCAAGTTCGTGCTGCGCATTCCCGGCGAGGGGACGAGCGAGTATATCTCGCGCAGGAATGAAGGGCATGCGGCCCGGGTGACGTCGGACATCGGGGTCAATGCGCCGCTCATCTTCTTCGATGACACGGATGGCATTCAGCTCGCCGGCTTTATCGACCAGGCCCAGACGATGAATACCGAGCGGTTCAAGGATCTGGGCTCGGTCCGGCGCGCGGCCCAGTCGCTGCGCAAGGTGCATGGCTCGACGCGGCCGTTCCTCAACCGGTTCGAGCTGTTCCAGATGATCGACGAATATCTCGAGATCCTCGCCCGCAAGGCGGCACCCTTGCCGGATGGCTATCATGATGTGAAACGCGAGGCGGAAAGCGTGCGGCGGGCGCTGGCCACGCGGCCGCTGCCATCGGTGCCGTGCCATTGCGATCCCCTGGCGGAGAACTTCCTCGACACGGGCGAGATGGTCTATGTGATCGATTGGGAATATGCCGGCAACAATGACCCGATGTGGGATTTGGGCGATCTGTCGGTCGAGGCCGGGTTCGGCCCGGACCAGGAGGCGGCCCTGCTGGAAGCCTATTTCGACGGCCGTGTCCCGGCCGGTGAGCGGGGGCGCGTGGTGCTCTACAAGGCCATGTGCGACCTGCTGTGGACGCTGTGGGGCATCATCCAGCATGTGAACGAGAATCCGGCCGATGATTTCTGGGCCTATGCGGTGGGTCGCTTCGAGCGCTGCAAGACGCTGATGGGATCGCCGGCATTCGGGCGCAGCATCCAGGCCACCATCGACGGCTGA
- a CDS encoding site-2 protease family protein encodes MIRVASTWVLPVLLAITLHEAAHGFAAWRLGDDTAYKLGRVTLNPLKHVDPVGTVLLPAMLFFLHSPFMFGYAKPVPVNFRRLKHFRRDMILVAAAGPGTNLALAIISALLLHVVDLAPSGVAEWAHLTLLNSIILNVILAVFNMLPLLPLDGGRVLAGLLPPSLARPFYRTERYGMFILLALIFILPMIGNQLGVDLNTLGWLLGPASDYLVQLIATLTGLKS; translated from the coding sequence ATGATCCGGGTGGCCTCCACCTGGGTGCTGCCCGTGCTGCTGGCCATAACGCTGCATGAAGCCGCGCACGGTTTCGCCGCCTGGCGCCTGGGCGACGACACGGCCTACAAGCTCGGCCGGGTGACGCTCAATCCCTTGAAGCATGTCGACCCCGTGGGGACGGTCCTGCTGCCGGCCATGCTGTTCTTCCTGCATTCGCCCTTCATGTTCGGTTACGCCAAGCCGGTGCCGGTCAATTTTCGCCGGTTGAAGCACTTCCGGCGCGACATGATCCTGGTGGCTGCGGCCGGTCCAGGGACGAACCTTGCTTTGGCGATCATCTCGGCCTTGCTGCTGCATGTGGTCGATCTGGCGCCGTCGGGCGTGGCGGAGTGGGCGCATCTCACCCTGCTAAATTCCATCATTCTCAATGTGATATTGGCAGTCTTTAACATGCTGCCTTTATTACCGCTGGATGGTGGGCGGGTGCTCGCCGGGTTGCTGCCGCCGTCGCTGGCGCGGCCCTTCTACCGCACCGAACGCTACGGCATGTTCATCCTGCTTGCCCTCATCTTCATCCTGCCGATGATCGGCAATCAGTTGGGCGTGGATCTCAATACTTTGGGCTGGCTCTTGGGCCCGGCTTCCGACTATCTCGTGCAACTTATCGCAACCCTGACGGGGCTGAAAAGCTGA
- a CDS encoding CBS domain-containing protein: protein MTVASILKEKPDRLISVKETDSLGDVANVLTRENIGAVPVLESGGEMIGIVSERDIVRQIAREGAAVLSRPVSSMMTKTVVCCAPEDSVASTMAMMTQRRFRHLPVRSNGRIIGMISIGDVVKRRVEDAEREAESLRDYIVRG from the coding sequence ATGACCGTTGCGAGCATCCTCAAGGAAAAGCCCGACAGGCTGATATCGGTGAAGGAAACCGACAGCCTCGGTGACGTGGCAAATGTCCTGACCCGAGAGAATATCGGCGCGGTGCCGGTGCTGGAGTCCGGTGGCGAGATGATCGGCATCGTGTCGGAGCGCGACATCGTGCGTCAGATCGCACGAGAGGGCGCCGCTGTCCTCAGCCGCCCGGTGAGTTCCATGATGACCAAGACCGTCGTGTGCTGCGCGCCGGAGGATTCGGTGGCGAGTACCATGGCCATGATGACGCAGCGCAGGTTCAGGCATCTGCCGGTGCGCAGCAACGGCCGCATTATCGGCATGATTTCGATCGGCGACGTGGTCAAGCGGCGCGTCGAAGATGCCGAGCGCGAAGCGGAATCGCTGCGGGACTATATCGTGCGCGGGTGA
- a CDS encoding segregation/condensation protein A — protein MAPWTADDETDAPETPIVAEGTAVPGEEITPESGPESGDQPTAPDEGEELPPVAANDDAELRLDLDGYEGPIDILLALARDQKVDLKKISILELADQYLAFINHARKLRLELAADYLVMAAWLAYLKSRLLLPEPPADGEPSGVELAAALAFQLQRLEAMQKAGQAMLNLPQLGRDTFLRGAPEPIKVVDIPVFELSLYELLKAYGTHPGRKRDGMLQIQPLDLFSMDDALKRIGDIIGRTLDWTILQNFLPEGLRQPLQRRAAVAATFAASLELARSGIINLRQDGLFGPIYMKRAEPLPATHPSEVTHHE, from the coding sequence ATGGCGCCTTGGACCGCCGACGACGAGACGGATGCGCCGGAGACACCGATTGTCGCCGAGGGCACGGCCGTGCCAGGCGAAGAAATCACCCCTGAAAGCGGCCCGGAATCCGGGGACCAGCCGACAGCGCCGGACGAAGGCGAGGAATTGCCCCCGGTTGCCGCAAATGACGACGCCGAGCTGCGCCTGGACCTCGATGGCTATGAAGGGCCGATCGATATCCTGCTGGCCCTGGCCCGCGACCAGAAGGTCGATCTGAAGAAGATCTCGATCCTGGAACTGGCCGATCAGTATCTCGCCTTCATCAACCATGCACGGAAGCTGCGCCTCGAACTGGCGGCCGATTATCTGGTCATGGCGGCGTGGCTGGCTTACCTCAAATCAAGGCTGCTGCTGCCTGAGCCGCCGGCCGATGGCGAACCGAGCGGCGTCGAGCTGGCGGCCGCCCTGGCGTTCCAGCTGCAGCGCCTGGAAGCGATGCAGAAGGCCGGCCAGGCGATGCTGAACCTGCCGCAGCTGGGCCGCGACACCTTCCTGCGCGGTGCACCGGAGCCGATCAAGGTGGTCGACATTCCGGTTTTCGAGCTGTCGCTTTATGAACTCCTCAAAGCCTATGGCACCCATCCGGGGCGCAAGCGCGACGGCATGTTGCAGATCCAGCCGCTTGACCTCTTTTCGATGGACGATGCGTTGAAGCGCATCGGCGACATCATCGGGCGGACACTGGACTGGACCATCCTGCAGAACTTCCTGCCGGAGGGCCTGCGCCAGCCCCTGCAGCGCCGCGCCGCGGTTGCCGCCACATTTGCCGCCTCGCTGGAGCTCGCCCGTTCCGGCATCATCAATCTGCGCCAGGACGGCCTGTTCGGCCCGATCTACATGAAGCGAGCCGAGCCACTGCCGGCGACCCATCCGAGTGAAGTGACCCATCATGAGTGA
- the scpB gene encoding SMC-Scp complex subunit ScpB, with the protein MSEERFETLRFLEAMLFAAAEPLTEKVMAHRLPDDADVKGLLEELKGHYANRGVVLMQFEDRWAFRTAPDLSHRMSIERKVVRKLTRAAVETLAIIAYHQPVTRAEIEEIRGVAISKGTLDSLLEADWIKPKGRRETPGRPVTWGTTTGFLEHFSLESCEALPGVEELRAAGLLDARSAISTLGTQGGAAGQLLRGDGSEEEEAAAAIELRGEPELESDEEGAPAKVAGEEALSRTMIMRPSCWRVSRRKQPRPPSHLRKKLLPSTTKMTTTMATTTTTMMTTMTMTMTMTTKPPRKRMRKTIPTAMRLDGRTAR; encoded by the coding sequence ATGAGTGAAGAGAGATTCGAGACCCTGCGCTTCCTGGAAGCGATGCTGTTCGCAGCCGCCGAGCCGCTCACTGAGAAGGTGATGGCGCATCGCCTGCCGGACGATGCCGACGTCAAAGGCCTGCTTGAGGAGTTGAAGGGGCACTATGCCAATCGCGGTGTCGTGTTGATGCAGTTCGAGGATCGCTGGGCGTTCCGCACCGCACCCGACCTGTCGCATCGCATGTCGATCGAACGCAAGGTCGTGCGCAAGCTGACCCGTGCCGCCGTCGAGACGCTGGCGATCATCGCCTATCACCAGCCGGTGACACGGGCCGAGATTGAAGAGATCCGCGGCGTGGCGATTTCCAAGGGCACGCTGGATTCGCTCCTCGAAGCCGACTGGATCAAGCCGAAGGGCCGTCGCGAGACGCCGGGCCGCCCGGTGACCTGGGGTACCACGACCGGCTTCCTGGAGCATTTCAGCCTCGAAAGCTGCGAAGCCTTGCCGGGTGTCGAGGAACTGCGCGCCGCCGGGCTGCTCGATGCGCGTTCGGCAATCTCGACCCTGGGGACCCAGGGCGGTGCTGCCGGGCAGCTCCTGCGCGGCGACGGCAGCGAAGAGGAAGAGGCGGCGGCAGCCATCGAGTTGCGGGGCGAGCCGGAGCTGGAGAGCGACGAAGAGGGCGCCCCGGCCAAGGTGGCCGGCGAAGAGGCGCTGTCGCGGACGATGATTATGAGGCCGAGCTGCTGGCGCGTGTCGAGGAGGAAGCAGCCGCGGCCGCCTTCGCACCTGCGGAAGAAATTGTTGCCATCGACGACGAAGATGACGACGACGATGGCGACGACGACGACGACGATGATGACGACGATGACGATGACGATGACGATGACGACGAAGCCGCCGAGGAAGCGGATGAGGAAGACGATCCCGACGGCGATGCGCCTGGACGGGCGGACCGCGCGGTGA
- a CDS encoding cysteine dioxygenase family protein: MHESLTNFIAACNGVVASMPAPQDRVTAIAPLMHELIKDADAFLSDEHYRSDPDHYARNAIYICPKGELSLFALVWLPGQWTPVHDHGSWGVVGVVRGMLEERAYMSVAGEIHGDSGIGLKRGGVTLLCPSAISSFVPNPDHIHMTGVPDERQMCVSLHLYGRNMDSFHIYDVAAGTRRLIEVPHYESAG, from the coding sequence ATGCATGAGTCTCTGACCAACTTTATCGCCGCATGCAATGGCGTGGTCGCCAGCATGCCGGCGCCGCAGGACCGGGTCACGGCCATAGCACCCTTGATGCATGAGCTGATCAAGGATGCCGACGCGTTTCTCTCGGACGAGCATTACAGATCCGACCCGGATCACTATGCGCGCAATGCCATCTATATCTGTCCGAAGGGGGAGCTCTCGCTCTTTGCTCTCGTCTGGCTGCCCGGCCAATGGACGCCGGTGCATGACCATGGCAGCTGGGGTGTGGTCGGTGTGGTGCGCGGCATGCTGGAGGAGCGCGCCTACATGTCTGTTGCGGGCGAGATCCACGGCGACAGCGGCATCGGCCTCAAGCGCGGTGGTGTCACGCTGCTGTGCCCCTCGGCGATATCGAGCTTCGTGCCCAATCCGGATCATATCCACATGACCGGCGTGCCGGACGAGCGGCAGATGTGTGTCAGCCTGCACCTCTATGGGCGCAACATGGATTCGTTTCACATCTACGACGTCGCCGCCGGCACGCGCCGCCTCATCGAGGTGCCGCATTACGAAAGTGCCGGTTGA
- a CDS encoding diaminopimelate decarboxylase, which yields MDDTVSPRKAAIAASAFENGFMVEDAALIGIIDTDALRAAIYDLRTSFPNFFQHAFAAKANTMPPVLSLIRSLGMACEVASPGEYKAAVAAGFSGSEIVFDSPAKTNWEIDAALSHGATLNIDNFQELARVDAWLAKNTSRSIVGLRINPQVGGGSIAAMSTATLSSKFGIGLEDGDNRQQIMNAYASRPWLSCLHTHVGSQGCPLDLIVAGIAKTFALAHEINVTLGRKQITTLDIGGGLPVNFENDLVTPSFADYVAALRGGVPGLFSGEFRIVTEFGRSVLAKAGFMLARVEYTKEQGGHPIAITHAGAQVATRTVFMPEMWKIRVSALDGKARPKSGPRIAQDVAGPCCFAGDVVAHARPLPLLVPGDFVMLHDTAAYYFSTPFVYNSLPAITVYGVSGPDQDLSFTVMQQEHALT from the coding sequence ATGGATGACACCGTTTCACCGCGCAAGGCCGCCATCGCGGCCAGCGCCTTCGAGAATGGTTTTATGGTCGAGGATGCGGCCCTCATCGGCATCATCGATACCGATGCGTTGCGCGCGGCGATCTACGACCTCCGAACATCCTTTCCGAATTTCTTCCAGCATGCCTTCGCCGCCAAGGCCAACACGATGCCGCCGGTGCTGTCACTCATCCGGAGCCTCGGCATGGCTTGCGAAGTGGCGAGCCCCGGCGAGTACAAGGCGGCGGTGGCGGCGGGCTTCAGTGGTAGTGAGATCGTGTTCGACAGCCCGGCGAAAACGAATTGGGAAATCGACGCGGCGCTCAGCCATGGGGCGACCCTCAATATCGACAATTTCCAGGAACTGGCGCGGGTCGATGCCTGGCTTGCCAAGAACACGTCACGCTCGATCGTCGGCCTCCGCATCAATCCGCAGGTGGGCGGCGGCAGCATCGCCGCCATGAGCACGGCGACGCTGAGTTCCAAGTTCGGAATCGGGCTGGAGGATGGCGACAACCGCCAGCAGATCATGAATGCCTATGCGAGCCGCCCCTGGCTCAGCTGCCTTCATACCCATGTGGGGTCGCAAGGCTGCCCGCTCGATCTCATCGTCGCCGGCATCGCCAAGACCTTTGCCCTCGCCCATGAGATCAACGTGACGCTCGGCCGCAAGCAGATCACGACTCTCGATATCGGCGGTGGGCTGCCGGTCAATTTCGAGAACGATCTCGTGACGCCGAGCTTTGCCGATTATGTTGCTGCGTTGCGCGGCGGCGTGCCGGGGCTGTTTTCGGGCGAGTTCCGGATCGTGACCGAGTTCGGCCGGTCGGTGCTGGCCAAGGCCGGGTTCATGCTGGCGCGGGTGGAGTACACCAAGGAGCAGGGCGGACATCCCATCGCCATCACCCATGCCGGCGCGCAGGTGGCGACGCGCACGGTGTTCATGCCGGAGATGTGGAAGATCCGCGTCAGTGCCTTGGACGGCAAGGCGCGGCCGAAATCGGGTCCCAGGATCGCGCAGGACGTGGCCGGGCCCTGTTGTTTTGCGGGCGACGTCGTGGCACACGCGCGGCCGCTGCCGCTGCTGGTACCGGGCGATTTCGTGATGCTGCACGATACCGCCGCCTATTATTTCTCGACGCCCTTTGTCTATAACAGCCTGCCGGCGATCACGGTCTATGGCGTGTCCGGGCCGGACCAGGATCTGAGCTTCACGGTGATGCAGCAGGAGCACGCGCTCACATAG
- the nagZ gene encoding beta-N-acetylhexosaminidase → MPLAAILGCAGPELTAAERAFFKATDPLGFIVFARNLIEPEQVRRLTRDLRDCVGRPDAPILIDQEGGRVARLKAPHWRHPPAADRFGAIAAQDRARAAQAVRLNHELMAGEMLELGINVDCAPLVDVRAVGAHDIIGDRAFGTDPFLVADLGRAAAEGLLAGGVMPIIKHIPGHGRSAVDSHFELPRVDTDFDTLVDTDFVPFRALHDIPWAMTAHIVYTALDPAQPATLSPTVIAEIIRGEIGFAGLLLSDDLSMKALKGGLDELAQSSLEAGCDVVLHCNGDMAEMELVVRGAKPLSAVGLARYEQGQKRLNAEPDFDLADLAEELSALMA, encoded by the coding sequence ATGCCATTGGCGGCGATTCTAGGCTGCGCCGGTCCGGAACTGACGGCGGCGGAGAGGGCGTTCTTCAAAGCCACGGATCCGCTTGGCTTCATTGTCTTTGCCCGCAACCTGATCGAGCCCGAGCAGGTGCGGCGCCTGACCCGGGATCTCCGCGATTGCGTGGGGCGGCCGGACGCGCCGATCCTCATCGACCAGGAGGGTGGCCGCGTCGCGCGCCTCAAAGCGCCGCATTGGCGGCATCCGCCGGCAGCCGATCGCTTTGGCGCCATCGCGGCACAGGATCGCGCCCGGGCCGCGCAGGCCGTGCGTCTCAATCATGAGCTGATGGCCGGCGAGATGCTGGAACTCGGCATCAATGTCGATTGCGCGCCGCTGGTCGATGTGCGCGCGGTGGGTGCCCATGACATCATCGGCGACCGGGCCTTCGGCACCGATCCGTTCCTGGTCGCTGATCTCGGCCGCGCGGCGGCGGAGGGGCTGCTGGCGGGCGGGGTGATGCCGATCATCAAGCACATCCCCGGGCATGGCCGCTCGGCGGTCGACAGCCATTTTGAACTGCCCCGGGTCGACACGGATTTCGACACCCTGGTGGACACCGATTTCGTGCCCTTCCGGGCGCTCCACGACATTCCCTGGGCGATGACCGCCCATATCGTCTACACCGCCCTCGACCCAGCACAACCGGCGACGCTGAGCCCCACAGTAATCGCCGAGATCATCCGCGGCGAGATCGGCTTTGCCGGGCTGCTCCTGTCCGATGATCTTTCCATGAAGGCGCTCAAAGGCGGTCTCGACGAGCTCGCCCAGAGCAGCCTGGAGGCAGGTTGCGACGTGGTGCTCCATTGCAATGGGGACATGGCCGAGATGGAGCTGGTCGTCCGCGGTGCAAAGCCCTTGTCAGCGGTCGGACTCGCCCGATATGAACAAGGCCAAAAGCGCCTCAATGCCGAGCCCGATTTCGATCTGGCTGATCTTGCAGAAGAGCTTTCCGCGCTAATGGCCTGA
- the erpA gene encoding iron-sulfur cluster insertion protein ErpA produces MIEAPHQVTVSDNAAKRIATLIQMEGDADLMLRLSVSGGGCSGFQYGFSFDKSQQQDDRVFERNGVKVVIDDTSLELLAGAEIDFVEDLVGASFQIRNPNASSSCGCGNSFSV; encoded by the coding sequence ATGATCGAAGCACCGCACCAGGTGACCGTCAGCGACAATGCGGCCAAGCGCATCGCCACCCTAATCCAGATGGAAGGCGACGCGGATTTGATGCTGCGCCTCTCGGTCTCGGGCGGCGGCTGCTCGGGCTTCCAATATGGGTTCTCCTTCGACAAATCCCAGCAGCAGGACGACCGCGTCTTTGAACGCAACGGCGTCAAGGTCGTGATCGACGACACCTCGCTTGAACTGCTGGCCGGCGCCGAGATCGACTTTGTCGAAGACCTGGTCGGCGCCTCGTTCCAGATCCGGAACCCGAACGCCTCCTCAAGCTGCGGCTGCGGCAACTCCTTCTCCGTCTGA
- a CDS encoding deoxyguanosinetriphosphate triphosphohydrolase, with protein sequence MQLAPYASDPQQSRRRRLAETESPMRSVYQRDRDRVVHSAAFRRLKHKTQVFVYHEGDHYRTRLTHSLEVAQIARTIARVLGLNEDLAEALALAHDLGHPPFGHAGEEALNACMVELGGFDHNEQTFRVLTSLERRYALFDGLNLTWEMLEGIVKHNGPLTGSRAGARSLAHGVPQTIADFDAEWSLELDGFASAEAQVAALADDIAYNNHDIDDGLRAGLFAVEDLADVPLAGPVFAEVGKIYPGLETTRLIHEAVRRMINVMVSDVLTESQRRIAAGHLLSPVDVRQRDEPIIAFSPEMRGHDIGLKRFLFERMYRHERINRTMAHAKEVVADLFRLHLDQPDLLPSEWSREATSTDRRQRARVVADYIAGMTDKFALETHARLLPGSMVVSEKS encoded by the coding sequence ATGCAACTTGCGCCCTATGCCTCAGACCCGCAGCAGAGTCGCCGCCGCCGCCTGGCCGAGACGGAAAGCCCGATGCGCTCGGTCTATCAGCGCGACCGCGACCGGGTGGTGCATTCGGCGGCGTTCCGGCGCCTGAAGCACAAGACCCAGGTCTTCGTCTATCACGAGGGGGACCATTACCGGACGCGCCTGACCCACAGCCTGGAAGTGGCGCAGATCGCGCGTACCATCGCGCGGGTGCTGGGCCTCAACGAGGATCTGGCGGAGGCGCTGGCGCTGGCGCATGACCTTGGCCATCCGCCCTTCGGTCATGCCGGGGAGGAGGCGCTCAATGCCTGCATGGTGGAACTGGGCGGGTTTGATCACAACGAGCAGACCTTCCGTGTGCTGACCAGCCTGGAGCGGCGCTATGCGCTGTTCGACGGATTGAACCTCACCTGGGAAATGCTGGAGGGCATCGTCAAGCATAACGGGCCGTTGACGGGAAGCCGGGCAGGGGCGCGCAGCCTCGCCCATGGCGTGCCGCAGACGATTGCCGATTTCGATGCGGAATGGTCGCTGGAACTGGATGGGTTCGCGAGCGCCGAGGCCCAGGTCGCGGCCCTGGCCGACGACATCGCCTACAACAATCACGACATCGATGATGGTCTCCGCGCCGGACTGTTCGCGGTCGAGGATCTTGCGGACGTGCCCTTGGCAGGACCGGTCTTTGCCGAGGTGGGGAAGATCTATCCGGGGCTTGAGACGACGCGGCTCATCCATGAAGCCGTGCGTCGCATGATCAATGTGATGGTGAGCGATGTGCTCACCGAGAGCCAGCGGCGGATCGCGGCTGGCCATCTGCTGTCGCCCGTTGATGTCCGCCAGCGCGACGAACCGATCATCGCCTTTTCGCCTGAGATGCGTGGACATGACATCGGACTCAAGCGCTTTCTGTTCGAGCGCATGTACCGGCATGAACGAATCAACCGGACCATGGCCCATGCCAAGGAGGTGGTCGCGGATCTCTTTCGGCTGCATCTCGATCAGCCCGATCTGCTGCCATCGGAATGGTCGCGGGAGGCCACCAGCACGGACCGCCGCCAGCGTGCGCGGGTAGTGGCCGATTACATCGCAGGCATGACCGACAAATTCGCCCTTGAAACCCATGCCCGGCTGCTGCCCGGCAGCATGGTTGTTTCAGAAAAATCCTAA
- a CDS encoding EamA family transporter, producing MLAALGLYVVILSSGQLLFKKAALSTGTISALADVRMLFQNYWLWLALILYGVATVLWVAILQRVPLSTAVLFNALCFVLVPLSAALFFGEGLGWRHAVGITLIVSGLVVVAR from the coding sequence ATGCTGGCCGCCTTGGGCCTCTATGTCGTCATTCTGTCGTCCGGCCAATTGCTGTTCAAGAAGGCAGCGCTGAGCACCGGCACGATCAGCGCCCTCGCCGACGTGCGGATGCTGTTCCAGAATTACTGGCTCTGGCTGGCGCTTATTCTCTATGGCGTCGCCACCGTTTTGTGGGTCGCCATCCTGCAGCGCGTGCCGCTCTCGACCGCGGTCCTCTTCAACGCGCTCTGCTTCGTCCTGGTGCCCTTGAGCGCCGCCCTCTTCTTCGGCGAAGGCCTTGGCTGGCGGCATGCGGTCGGCATCACCCTCATCGTCTCAGGCTTGGTCGTCGTCGCGCGGTGA